A single Methanomicrobiales archaeon DNA region contains:
- a CDS encoding branched-chain amino acid ABC transporter permease: MTNELEVLMQVLFWGVYSGCIYILLATGLNLIFGVMKTVNFAHGEFLMLGAYVTATIFALTGFDPYSIILLSMGVLALVGIATERLCFRCVLGKGKLNEIFLSLGLIYVFQNVAALIWTDEWQGIHSPYEAITIPIGGLRVPLDYFIIAGVTIAVLAALYFFLRRTPTGRAMRATSQNRRGAMLVGIDVEKMDMISFGIGTALAAAAGTLWVVSGQVFNPYMGSIPAVKAFAIIILGGLGSIPGAIIGGLLYGIAENGAAFYLGGPWKDAISFIVLIVVLIVRPTGLFGESGE, translated from the coding sequence ATGACGAACGAACTCGAGGTCCTGATGCAGGTGCTGTTCTGGGGGGTCTACTCGGGCTGCATCTACATCCTCCTGGCGACGGGCCTCAACCTGATCTTCGGGGTGATGAAGACCGTCAACTTCGCCCACGGGGAGTTCCTCATGCTCGGCGCCTACGTCACCGCGACCATCTTCGCCCTGACCGGCTTCGATCCCTACAGCATCATCCTCCTCTCGATGGGGGTGCTGGCGCTCGTCGGGATCGCCACGGAGCGGCTCTGCTTCCGCTGCGTCCTCGGGAAGGGGAAGCTGAACGAGATCTTCCTCTCCCTCGGGCTGATCTACGTGTTCCAGAACGTGGCGGCCCTGATCTGGACGGACGAGTGGCAGGGCATCCACAGCCCCTACGAGGCGATCACCATCCCGATAGGGGGTCTGCGGGTGCCGCTCGACTACTTCATCATCGCCGGGGTGACGATCGCCGTCCTTGCCGCCCTCTACTTCTTCCTGCGGCGGACTCCCACCGGGCGGGCGATGCGGGCGACGAGCCAGAACCGGAGAGGGGCGATGCTCGTCGGGATCGACGTGGAGAAGATGGACATGATCAGCTTCGGGATCGGCACCGCCCTGGCGGCCGCGGCGGGAACCCTCTGGGTGGTCAGCGGGCAGGTCTTCAACCCCTACATGGGCTCGATACCCGCCGTGAAGGCGTTCGCGATCATCATCCTGGGCGGTCTCGGCAGCATCCCCGGGGCGATCATCGGCGGGCTGCTCTACGGGATTGCGGAGAACGGGGCCGCCTTCTACCTGGGAGGGCCGTGGAAGGACGCCATCTCCTTCATCGTCCTGATCGTCGTATTGATCGTCCGCCCCACGGGGCTGTTCGGGGAGTCGGGTGAGTAG
- a CDS encoding branched-chain amino acid ABC transporter permease, which produces MLERLRDPRWMRYAPHIAVATAIALPFLSGMNLYLMNVWILMLIFIIFASSWNLLAYSGQASLGHAAFFGIGGYVSTLVALNLGVSPYLSILVGGAVSAIVGVLLGLTCVRLKEWFLAMVTFGFAIIVQTLVVSVLAPVSGGWDGLSSPRLLASSVPGSALFEYYAILLVTIGSILLIHFIFRSRLGLAFAAIRENELEARVSGVDPVRYKLLAFAISAFLAGIAGALEIHHFGYVTPEIYGVDLSFWPVIYTIFGGLGTIAGPILGTVVITVLWDALKDLGLTYERYIVIGAVLVFSVIFLPKGLVSLPEAISAWRRRRRGRVRGDQMPR; this is translated from the coding sequence ATGCTGGAGAGGCTGCGGGATCCGCGCTGGATGCGGTATGCGCCCCATATCGCCGTGGCCACGGCGATCGCCCTGCCGTTCCTCTCGGGGATGAACCTCTACCTGATGAATGTCTGGATCCTGATGCTGATCTTCATCATCTTCGCCTCGTCCTGGAACCTCCTCGCCTACTCGGGGCAGGCGTCGCTCGGGCACGCCGCTTTCTTCGGCATCGGGGGCTACGTCTCGACGCTCGTCGCCCTCAACCTGGGGGTGAGCCCCTATCTCTCCATTCTCGTCGGCGGCGCGGTCTCGGCGATCGTCGGGGTGCTCCTCGGTCTCACCTGCGTGCGGCTGAAGGAGTGGTTCCTCGCCATGGTCACGTTCGGGTTCGCCATCATCGTCCAGACGCTGGTCGTCAGCGTGCTCGCCCCCGTCAGCGGCGGCTGGGACGGGCTCTCGTCGCCCCGTCTGCTGGCGAGCAGCGTCCCCGGCTCCGCCCTCTTCGAGTACTACGCGATCCTCCTGGTCACCATCGGGTCGATCCTGCTGATCCACTTCATCTTCCGGTCCCGCCTGGGGCTCGCCTTTGCTGCGATTCGCGAGAACGAGCTCGAGGCGCGGGTCTCCGGCGTGGATCCGGTGCGCTACAAACTGCTGGCGTTCGCCATCAGCGCCTTCCTGGCGGGCATCGCCGGCGCTCTCGAGATCCACCACTTCGGCTACGTCACCCCGGAGATCTACGGTGTGGATCTCTCGTTCTGGCCGGTGATCTACACCATCTTCGGGGGGCTCGGCACCATTGCCGGACCCATCCTGGGAACGGTGGTCATCACGGTCCTCTGGGACGCCCTGAAGGACCTGGGGCTGACCTACGAGCGCTACATCGTCATCGGCGCCGTCCTGGTCTTCTCCGTGATATTCCTGCCCAAAGGGCTGGTCTCCCTGCCCGAGGCGATCTCCGCGTGGCGGCGGCGGAGACGGGGGCGGGTCCGCGGCGATCAGATGCCCAGGTAA
- a CDS encoding ABC transporter ATP-binding protein, translating to MLELDRLNVFRGSLQILWDLALHIDEGEIVALLGPNGAGKTTLVETIFGLNPQASGSVTFLGEEILGQPPHAIFRKGLALVPEKREIFPKMTVLENLRLGAIDRRGRDGDLESIHALFPVLRERESQLAGTLSGGEQQMLAIARALMSNPRLLVLDEPSTGLSPRLVGEVFRSLERLGRKGMTILLLEQNVRNALDLCHRGYVMENGRIVLEGKAKELFHDEHVQRAYLGI from the coding sequence GTGCTGGAGCTCGACCGTCTGAACGTGTTCCGGGGCAGTCTCCAGATCCTCTGGGATCTCGCCCTGCACATCGACGAGGGGGAGATCGTGGCCCTCCTCGGGCCGAACGGCGCCGGGAAGACCACCCTTGTCGAGACCATCTTCGGGCTGAACCCGCAGGCCTCCGGGAGCGTCACGTTCCTGGGCGAGGAGATCCTCGGACAACCCCCCCATGCCATCTTCCGGAAAGGGCTCGCCCTGGTCCCCGAAAAACGGGAGATATTCCCGAAGATGACCGTTCTCGAGAACCTGCGCCTGGGGGCGATCGACCGTCGGGGGCGGGACGGGGATCTCGAGAGCATCCACGCGCTCTTTCCCGTTCTGCGCGAGCGGGAGAGTCAGCTGGCCGGCACCCTGAGCGGCGGGGAGCAGCAGATGCTCGCGATCGCCCGTGCGCTCATGTCGAATCCCAGACTGCTCGTCCTGGACGAACCGTCGACGGGGCTCTCCCCCCGGCTCGTCGGGGAGGTCTTCCGCTCGCTGGAGCGCCTGGGGCGGAAGGGCATGACCATCCTGCTGCTCGAGCAGAACGTGCGGAACGCGCTCGACCTCTGCCACCGCGGCTACGTGATGGAGAACGGCAGGATCGTCCTGGAGGGGAAGGCAAAGGAGCTCTTCCACGACGAGCACGTGCAGCGGGCTTACCTGGGCATCTGA
- a CDS encoding ABC transporter ATP-binding protein has translation MSILLRAEGITKKINGLVALNGVSLEVHENEILGLVGPNGAGKTTLLNIISGIAQPTSGTVIFQGEDLTGWKPEQICRKGITKTFQLVHLFPELSAKQCVMLGSLFGNSRAPGMGEARREAEELLERIGLPPEKHETLIRHLNVVELKRVQLARALASKPRLLLLDELTTGLTPRESADAVQLIREIRDAGTSILIIEHVMQVIMGVSDRIVVLDHGEKIAEGRPHDVINNRRVIETYLGELDAM, from the coding sequence GTGTCGATCTTGCTGCGGGCGGAAGGGATCACCAAGAAGATCAACGGCCTCGTCGCCCTGAACGGCGTCAGTCTCGAGGTGCACGAGAACGAGATCCTGGGGCTGGTCGGCCCCAACGGGGCGGGCAAGACCACGCTGCTCAACATCATCTCCGGGATCGCGCAGCCGACCTCGGGGACCGTCATCTTCCAGGGCGAAGACCTCACCGGCTGGAAACCCGAGCAGATCTGCCGGAAGGGCATCACCAAGACGTTCCAGCTCGTCCACCTCTTTCCCGAGCTCTCCGCGAAGCAGTGCGTGATGCTCGGCTCCCTCTTCGGGAACTCGAGGGCGCCCGGCATGGGGGAGGCGCGGCGGGAGGCGGAGGAACTGCTCGAGCGGATCGGACTGCCGCCCGAGAAGCACGAGACGCTGATCCGCCACCTCAACGTCGTGGAGCTGAAGAGGGTGCAGCTCGCCCGCGCCCTGGCCTCGAAGCCCCGGCTCCTCCTCCTGGACGAGCTGACCACCGGGCTGACGCCCAGAGAGAGCGCGGACGCGGTCCAGCTCATCCGGGAGATCCGGGACGCAGGGACCTCGATCCTGATCATCGAGCACGTCATGCAGGTGATCATGGGCGTCTCCGACAGGATCGTGGTCCTGGACCACGGGGAGAAGATCGCCGAAGGGCGGCCGCACGACGTGATCAACAACCGGCGCGTGATCGAGACCTACCTCGGCGAACTGGACGCCATGTAG
- a CDS encoding GNAT family N-acetyltransferase — protein sequence MKPETRILTPEEFPLAEKIWEQYRNQKADPARERIFGVFLDGTLAATARCTRHPDGLEMDCVFTLDAYRGKGYAREAVELLIDTCGAETIYIHSTLPLIPFYKTFGFYPIPEARLPRSIRERFLFCFGEMEGCNVCPMARNPGGSPPA from the coding sequence ATGAAACCCGAGACCCGCATCCTGACGCCGGAAGAGTTCCCCCTCGCCGAGAAGATCTGGGAGCAGTACCGCAACCAGAAGGCCGATCCCGCCCGCGAGAGGATCTTCGGCGTCTTCCTAGACGGCACCCTCGCCGCCACCGCCCGCTGCACCCGCCACCCCGACGGCCTGGAGATGGACTGCGTCTTCACGCTGGACGCGTACCGGGGGAAGGGCTACGCCCGCGAGGCGGTCGAACTCCTCATCGACACCTGCGGCGCCGAGACGATCTACATCCACTCGACCCTGCCCCTCATCCCGTTCTATAAGACCTTCGGGTTCTACCCCATCCCCGAGGCCCGCCTACCGCGGAGCATCCGCGAACGGTTCCTCTTCTGCTTCGGGGAGATGGAGGGCTGCAACGTCTGCCCGATGGCCCGGAACCCCGGCGGGAGTCCGCCGGCATAG
- a CDS encoding DUF3467 domain-containing protein produces MAKSKANKQEPGTLDNEPMEIDLKAMYAFDPADMVPDVTITRYSNTAYITCSTRDVFIDFLEMPGVKRDGKVLVNATRIFMSHAAAKKLAEVTLRTLEAVHRGGQIETYAPHEGEEKALSTKVKRTSMEESSQG; encoded by the coding sequence ATGGCGAAAAGTAAAGCAAACAAACAGGAACCCGGAACATTGGATAACGAACCTATGGAGATCGATCTAAAGGCGATGTATGCCTTCGACCCGGCAGACATGGTACCGGACGTTACCATCACCCGCTACTCCAACACTGCCTATATAACCTGTTCAACACGCGACGTGTTTATTGATTTTCTTGAAATGCCGGGTGTCAAGAGAGATGGCAAAGTCCTGGTCAATGCAACACGAATATTCATGTCCCATGCAGCAGCTAAAAAACTGGCAGAGGTCACCCTCAGAACCCTCGAGGCCGTGCATCGTGGTGGTCAGATAGAAACATATGCGCCACACGAGGGTGAAGAGAAGGCTCTATCCACCAAAGTAAAAAGAACCTCCATGGAGGAGTCGTCTCAAGGGTAA
- a CDS encoding DUF6293 family protein — MQGIEKTVHIIPLGYEIDRAVKPFEKTKADRVYLLTTLHPSNPDDVRSKDQRHYTETVKRILEDMEIQVQCVHVDLFDLLDVMKEISKIILREKANNNRIFVNMSASGRLTSVASTLVGMAHDVTVYYVPAEDYPVDEVLRRDHGLRICSPDDDIQKLVNFQFVMPDPIGRQILLHLCSERRRLKMRDILSVLKKEKVEGFEELFDEIRDGNKRAEQSRQLMKLDRTILAKLEKNGWIAREKVGRTVFISITESGKYAACISGYLD, encoded by the coding sequence ATGCAGGGCATCGAAAAGACGGTTCACATCATCCCCCTCGGATACGAGATCGATCGGGCCGTAAAACCGTTCGAGAAGACGAAGGCCGACCGTGTATACCTATTGACGACGTTGCATCCATCGAACCCGGACGATGTCCGGAGTAAGGATCAGCGGCACTACACGGAGACTGTGAAAAGGATTCTGGAAGATATGGAGATTCAGGTACAGTGCGTCCATGTGGATCTCTTCGATCTGCTCGACGTGATGAAAGAGATCTCGAAGATCATCCTTCGGGAGAAGGCCAACAACAATCGAATTTTTGTGAACATGTCTGCTAGCGGAAGGCTCACTTCTGTCGCTTCCACCCTTGTTGGAATGGCCCACGATGTCACGGTGTATTATGTCCCTGCCGAGGATTACCCTGTCGACGAGGTCCTCCGCAGAGATCACGGCTTGAGAATCTGCTCTCCAGATGATGATATCCAGAAGCTGGTGAACTTCCAGTTCGTCATGCCGGATCCCATCGGCAGACAGATCCTCCTGCACCTGTGCAGCGAGAGAAGGCGGTTGAAGATGAGAGATATTCTGAGTGTCCTGAAGAAAGAGAAGGTTGAGGGGTTCGAGGAGCTGTTCGATGAGATCCGGGATGGCAACAAAAGAGCGGAGCAGAGTCGCCAGCTCATGAAGCTGGACAGGACCATCCTGGCGAAGCTCGAAAAGAACGGGTGGATCGCGCGGGAAAAGGTCGGACGGACCGTCTTCATATCCATAACGGAATCCGGGAAATACGCCGCATGTATCAGCGGTTATTTGGACTAG